In a single window of the Massilia oculi genome:
- a CDS encoding ATP-binding domain-containing protein, translated as MAHIQPAGWREMAVTGAAAREIETLAYLDERLADTPYVIYHGVHWTNVEQGYSVYGDVDFIVLAPNGRILVIEQVAGFLNETPEGLVKNYQGKPRKIRSQILATIEGLTKRYHGTLSVDYLLYCPDYIVRDQQLAGIDPDHIIDATNKPKLARVIRESLPVTDRTDDFDKVTRFLGDTLNLRPDPSAMIGNAVNMVTRLSGGLATWARRLEFSPFRLHVIGTAGSGKTQLALAEYTAALDADLRPLYVCFNRPLADHIERLVPAGGRVATFHMLSDAWLRAQDVTPDYGAADVWDRIEHSMTDAELPETWQFDVVIVDEGQDFSVAWRDIVLRMLKPGGRAIWMEDPDQNLYGRAMVPLPGWVTLHSHTNYRSPRQIVDMLTKIGAARQPVEAGSPFKGADIEEMIYPEGDEEAMLAQTRRAVTSCLAAGFGRQDIAICAFRGREKSAILKLDRLSDSHTLRSFTGAYDLFGNPVFREGGLLAESVYRFKGQSAPALIFTEIDFEELDERALRKLFVGMTRARLKLVLVMSERASLQMLDRMSGTGAAA; from the coding sequence ATGGCCCATATCCAACCTGCCGGCTGGCGCGAGATGGCCGTCACCGGCGCCGCCGCGCGCGAGATCGAAACCCTGGCCTACCTCGACGAGCGCCTGGCCGACACGCCCTATGTCATCTACCACGGCGTGCACTGGACCAATGTCGAGCAGGGTTACTCGGTGTATGGCGACGTCGACTTCATCGTGCTCGCCCCGAACGGCCGCATCCTGGTGATCGAGCAGGTCGCCGGCTTCCTGAACGAAACCCCGGAAGGCCTGGTCAAAAACTACCAGGGCAAGCCGCGCAAGATCCGCAGCCAGATCCTGGCGACCATCGAGGGGCTGACCAAGCGCTACCACGGCACGCTGTCGGTGGACTATCTGCTGTACTGCCCCGACTACATCGTGCGCGACCAGCAGCTGGCCGGGATCGACCCCGACCACATCATCGACGCCACCAACAAGCCCAAGCTGGCGCGCGTGATCCGCGAGTCGCTGCCGGTCACGGACCGCACCGACGACTTCGACAAGGTCACGCGCTTTTTGGGCGACACGCTGAACCTGCGGCCCGACCCCAGCGCCATGATCGGCAACGCGGTAAACATGGTGACGCGGCTGTCGGGCGGCCTGGCGACCTGGGCCCGGCGGCTGGAATTTTCTCCATTCCGCCTGCACGTGATCGGCACCGCCGGCAGCGGCAAGACCCAGCTGGCGCTGGCCGAATACACGGCCGCGCTCGACGCCGACCTGCGTCCGCTCTACGTCTGCTTCAACCGGCCGCTGGCCGACCACATCGAACGGCTGGTGCCGGCCGGCGGACGGGTGGCCACCTTCCACATGCTGTCCGACGCCTGGCTGCGCGCGCAGGACGTCACGCCCGACTACGGCGCGGCCGACGTCTGGGACCGCATCGAACACTCGATGACGGACGCCGAGCTGCCCGAGACCTGGCAGTTCGACGTGGTGATCGTCGACGAGGGCCAGGATTTCTCGGTGGCCTGGCGCGACATCGTGCTGCGCATGCTCAAGCCGGGCGGGCGCGCGATCTGGATGGAAGACCCGGACCAGAACCTGTACGGCCGCGCGATGGTGCCGCTGCCGGGCTGGGTGACCCTGCATTCGCACACCAATTACCGCAGCCCGCGCCAGATCGTCGACATGCTGACCAAGATCGGCGCCGCGCGCCAGCCGGTGGAGGCGGGCAGCCCGTTCAAGGGCGCCGACATCGAGGAGATGATCTATCCGGAGGGGGACGAGGAAGCGATGCTGGCGCAGACGCGGCGCGCCGTGACTTCCTGCCTGGCGGCCGGCTTCGGGCGCCAGGACATCGCGATCTGCGCGTTTCGCGGACGGGAGAAGTCGGCGATCCTGAAGCTCGACCGGCTGAGCGATTCGCACACGCTGCGCTCGTTCACCGGCGCTTATGATCTGTTCGGCAATCCGGTGTTTCGCGAAGGGGGCCTGCTGGCGGAGTCGGTGTACCGCTTCAAGGGACAGTCGGCGCCGGCGCTGATCTTCACCGAGATCGATTTCGAGGAGCTGGACGAGCGCGCGCTGCGTAAGCTCTTTGTGGGCATGACGCGCGCACGGCTGAAACTGGTGCTGGTGATGAGCGAGCGCGCCTCGCTGCAGATGCTCGACCGGATGAGCGGGACGGGCGCCGCGGCGTGA
- a CDS encoding nuclear transport factor 2 family protein, with product MEFSRSGSGASSRWVAAWVLMAALVWSASPARADSGSAQAQGNKEAVNKAFAAWAAGGRTFFDDMLAPDVVWTIKGSSPTARVLRGKQELIDGAVTPLSTRLQRQIRPTIRNLWADGDHVIIEWDGEAVAKDGKPYRNSYLWIFRMQGGRATEVTAYLDLAPYDDVLRRVPASQ from the coding sequence ATGGAATTCTCTCGATCGGGTTCGGGTGCTTCGTCACGCTGGGTGGCTGCCTGGGTGTTGATGGCTGCGCTGGTGTGGTCCGCATCCCCGGCGCGCGCCGACAGTGGCTCGGCGCAGGCGCAAGGCAACAAGGAAGCGGTCAACAAGGCATTCGCCGCCTGGGCCGCCGGCGGACGGACCTTCTTCGACGACATGCTGGCGCCGGACGTGGTCTGGACCATCAAGGGCAGCAGTCCGACCGCACGCGTCCTTCGCGGCAAGCAGGAATTGATCGACGGCGCAGTCACGCCGCTGTCGACCCGCCTGCAACGCCAGATCCGGCCCACGATCCGCAACCTGTGGGCCGATGGCGATCACGTCATCATCGAGTGGGACGGCGAAGCGGTGGCGAAGGACGGCAAGCCCTATCGCAACAGCTATCTATGGATCTTCCGCATGCAAGGCGGCCGCGCGACTGAGGTGACGGCCTATCTCGATCTGGCGCCTTATGACGATGTGTTGCGACGGGTGCCGGCCTCGCAATAA
- a CDS encoding prepilin-type N-terminal cleavage/methylation domain-containing protein: protein MKRAPARGFTLIELIVVIVLIGIIGGILAMQLAPAIRSYLLVGQRAALTNQADTALRKIVGEVRRAVPNSLRLGSSSCLELAPTKDGGRYRTGPDTLNGAGSGAFLDEHQATSQFDVLTAFVAAPVENDAIVIGNQNTGDVYSGVNVGIVQSVGAPAAPGTGVHGITLKSAIRIPQGYDGARFVVVPANEKVVTYRCDGAGLADGSGTGKLYRLADASLQAQNCSTVIPASAALVADKVSQCTFIYSPNQGATQESGFVQLQLTLSDKGESVPLTVGAHVDNVP from the coding sequence ATGAAGCGCGCTCCTGCCCGCGGTTTCACGCTAATCGAGCTGATCGTCGTCATCGTCCTGATCGGCATCATCGGCGGCATACTCGCCATGCAGCTGGCGCCCGCCATCCGCAGCTATCTGCTGGTGGGGCAGCGCGCAGCGCTGACCAACCAGGCTGACACCGCCCTGCGCAAGATCGTTGGCGAGGTACGCAGGGCGGTGCCCAATTCCCTGCGGCTCGGGTCTTCCAGCTGCCTCGAACTGGCGCCCACCAAGGACGGCGGCCGATATCGCACCGGCCCCGACACGCTCAATGGCGCGGGGAGCGGCGCCTTCCTCGACGAGCATCAGGCCACCAGTCAGTTCGACGTGCTGACCGCGTTCGTCGCTGCGCCAGTGGAAAACGATGCGATCGTGATCGGCAACCAGAATACGGGCGACGTGTACAGCGGAGTCAATGTCGGCATCGTCCAGTCGGTAGGTGCGCCCGCCGCTCCCGGCACCGGCGTTCACGGCATCACACTGAAATCGGCCATACGCATCCCGCAGGGTTATGACGGGGCGCGCTTCGTGGTGGTGCCCGCCAACGAAAAGGTCGTGACCTACCGCTGCGACGGCGCGGGCCTGGCCGACGGCAGCGGTACCGGCAAGCTGTATCGACTCGCTGACGCAAGCCTGCAGGCCCAGAACTGCAGCACCGTCATACCGGCCAGCGCCGCCCTAGTCGCGGACAAGGTCTCGCAGTGCACCTTCATCTATTCGCCCAACCAGGGCGCAACCCAGGAAAGCGGTTTCGTGCAGTTGCAGCTTACCCTGAGCGACAAGGGCGAATCGGTTCCGCTCACCGTAGGCGCCCACGTGGACAACGTGCCATGA
- a CDS encoding prepilin-type N-terminal cleavage/methylation domain-containing protein yields the protein MSIKRMAGVTLVELIIAIVIVGTALAGLVAAYNRANAASADPLIAQQMLAIAETMMEEVMLKPYGGQQTVKPANRADYTEVGHYNGYATTGIVDVGGNPIAGLARYNVQVSVDPAALTNVAATDAVRIRVLVTQASGQNLQLTGWRTKP from the coding sequence TTGTCAATTAAGCGCATGGCCGGGGTGACCCTGGTCGAATTGATCATCGCGATCGTGATCGTGGGGACCGCGCTGGCCGGCCTGGTCGCGGCCTACAATCGCGCCAACGCCGCCAGCGCCGATCCCTTGATCGCCCAGCAGATGCTGGCCATTGCCGAGACCATGATGGAAGAAGTCATGCTCAAGCCCTATGGTGGCCAACAGACCGTCAAGCCGGCCAACCGCGCCGACTATACCGAGGTCGGTCACTACAACGGATACGCGACCACCGGTATTGTGGACGTAGGCGGCAATCCAATCGCCGGCCTGGCGCGCTACAACGTCCAGGTCAGCGTCGATCCGGCGGCGCTGACCAACGTTGCCGCCACCGACGCCGTGCGCATCCGCGTGCTGGTGACCCAGGCCAGCGGCCAGAACCTGCAGCTGACGGGTTGGAGGACCAAGCCATGA
- the leuA gene encoding 2-isopropylmalate synthase encodes MMLNNPATKYRPFPAVPLADRQWPSRSITTPPIWMSTDLRDGNQALIEPMSVEKKLRFFKMLVKIGIKEIEVGFPSASQTDFDFVRMLVEDKHIPDDVTIIVLTQSRDELIRRTVESAVGAKRAIVHVYNSVAPVFRRVVFGMERDEIVQIAVKGVQLIKELVAQHPQTQWGLEYSPESFSTTELDFSKQITDAVSAVWQPTPENKMIVNLPSTVEASTPNVYADQIEWMCRHLNNRESLVISVHPHNDRGTAVAAAELAVMAGADRVEGCLFGNGERTGNVDLVTLAMNLYTQGVNPGLDFSDIDAVRQLVEDCNQLPVHPRHPYAGDLVFTAFSGSHQDAIKKGFAKQQPDAIWEVPYLPIDPADLGRSYDAVIRVNSQSGKGGMAYLLEQEYGLQLPRRLQIEFSRAVQRVADESGREINAGDLHALFAREYLEQDEPYHYVSHRMVEDSEHDVQLDVTVTRHHAQQSFSGTGNGPIDAFVTALGLEIRLMDYHEHAIGSGADARAACYVELRVGNGPTLFGVGIDSNIVTASFKSVLSAVNRHMAASGEGSAALAA; translated from the coding sequence ATCATGCTGAACAACCCCGCCACCAAATACCGTCCCTTCCCCGCCGTCCCCTTGGCCGACCGCCAGTGGCCGAGCCGCAGCATCACCACGCCGCCGATCTGGATGAGCACCGACCTGCGCGACGGTAACCAGGCCTTGATCGAGCCGATGAGCGTGGAGAAGAAGCTGCGCTTCTTCAAGATGCTGGTCAAGATCGGCATCAAGGAGATCGAGGTCGGCTTCCCGTCCGCCTCGCAGACCGATTTCGATTTCGTGCGCATGCTGGTGGAAGACAAGCACATTCCGGACGACGTCACCATCATCGTGCTGACCCAGTCGCGCGATGAACTGATCCGCCGCACGGTGGAGTCGGCGGTCGGCGCCAAGCGCGCCATCGTCCACGTCTACAACTCGGTGGCGCCGGTCTTCCGCCGCGTGGTGTTCGGCATGGAGCGCGACGAGATCGTGCAGATCGCGGTCAAGGGCGTCCAGCTGATCAAGGAACTGGTGGCCCAGCATCCGCAGACCCAATGGGGCCTGGAGTATTCGCCGGAATCGTTCTCGACCACCGAACTCGATTTCTCGAAGCAGATCACCGATGCGGTCAGCGCCGTGTGGCAGCCGACCCCGGAGAACAAGATGATCGTCAACCTGCCGTCGACGGTCGAAGCGTCCACGCCGAACGTCTACGCCGACCAGATCGAATGGATGTGCCGCCACCTGAACAACCGCGAATCGCTGGTCATCAGCGTCCACCCGCACAATGACCGCGGCACCGCCGTTGCCGCCGCCGAGCTGGCGGTGATGGCCGGCGCCGACCGCGTCGAGGGCTGCCTGTTCGGCAACGGCGAGCGCACCGGCAACGTCGACCTGGTCACCCTGGCGATGAACCTGTACACGCAAGGCGTCAATCCTGGCCTCGACTTCTCGGACATCGACGCCGTGCGCCAGCTGGTCGAGGACTGCAACCAGCTGCCGGTGCATCCGCGCCATCCATATGCGGGCGACCTGGTGTTCACCGCCTTCTCGGGCTCGCACCAGGATGCGATCAAGAAGGGCTTCGCCAAGCAGCAGCCCGACGCGATCTGGGAAGTGCCGTACCTGCCGATCGACCCGGCCGACCTGGGCCGCAGCTACGACGCCGTCATCCGCGTCAACAGCCAGTCGGGCAAGGGCGGCATGGCCTATCTGCTGGAACAAGAATACGGCCTGCAGCTGCCACGGCGCCTGCAAATCGAGTTTTCGCGCGCCGTGCAGCGCGTGGCCGACGAGAGCGGCCGCGAGATCAACGCGGGCGACCTGCACGCGCTGTTCGCGCGCGAGTACCTGGAGCAGGACGAGCCATACCACTACGTCTCGCACCGGATGGTGGAGGATAGCGAGCATGACGTGCAGTTGGACGTGACAGTAACGCGCCACCATGCGCAGCAATCCTTCAGCGGCACCGGCAACGGCCCGATCGACGCCTTCGTGACAGCGCTGGGCCTGGAAATCCGCCTGATGGACTACCACGAGCACGCGATCGGCTCGGGCGCCGACGCGCGCGCGGCCTGCTACGTCGAGCTGCGCGTGGGGAATGGCCCGACGTTGTTCGGCGTGGGCATCGACAGCAATATCGTGACGGCGTCGTTCAAGTCGGTGTTGTCGGCGGTGAACCGCCATATGGCTGCCAGCGGAGAGGGTTCGGCCGCGCTCGCGGCCTGA
- a CDS encoding SDR family oxidoreductase has product MTPSKVAIVTGASRGIGAAVARRLAADGYRIAINYASNTGEAEKTVAALRAAGHTAIAVQADVAQPDQVRALFDTTERELSKIDVLVNNAGILKTAPLADTSDELFARTFAINVQGSFNTMREAATRLNEGGSIVNFSTSVVGLKPPGYAIYGATKAAVETMSQIFAKELRGRRIRVNVVAPGPVATELFFDGKTPEQIAHFAGLPPLERLGEPEDIARVVSFLAGPDAGWVNGQVVRANGGVV; this is encoded by the coding sequence ATGACCCCATCCAAAGTTGCCATCGTCACCGGCGCCTCGCGCGGCATCGGCGCCGCCGTCGCCCGCCGCCTGGCGGCAGACGGCTACCGCATCGCCATCAACTACGCCAGCAATACCGGGGAAGCCGAGAAAACCGTCGCCGCCCTGCGCGCCGCCGGCCACACAGCCATCGCGGTCCAGGCCGACGTCGCCCAACCCGATCAAGTGCGCGCGCTGTTCGACACCACCGAGCGCGAGCTGAGCAAGATCGACGTCCTGGTCAACAATGCCGGCATCCTCAAGACCGCGCCGCTGGCCGACACCTCCGACGAGCTGTTCGCGCGCACCTTCGCCATCAATGTACAGGGCAGCTTCAACACCATGCGCGAAGCGGCCACCCGCCTGAATGAAGGCGGCAGCATCGTCAACTTCTCCACCAGCGTGGTCGGCCTCAAGCCGCCCGGCTATGCGATCTACGGCGCCACCAAGGCGGCGGTAGAGACGATGAGCCAGATCTTCGCCAAGGAGCTGCGCGGCCGCCGCATCCGCGTCAACGTGGTAGCGCCGGGCCCGGTGGCGACCGAGCTGTTCTTCGACGGGAAGACGCCCGAGCAGATCGCCCATTTCGCCGGGCTGCCGCCGCTGGAGCGCCTGGGCGAGCCCGAGGATATCGCGCGCGTCGTGTCATTCCTGGCCGGCCCTGACGCCGGCTGGGTCAACGGCCAGGTGGTGCGCGCCAACGGCGGCGTGGTCTAG
- a CDS encoding type II secretion system protein, whose protein sequence is MPSTQLQNGFTMVELIMVMVLVGVLAAIGIPRLMGDNSINAVVFGDQVASALRTAQKSAVAKRRIACVTTLVRTIQLRVSEAPGASDCSLQLDGAMDGTFDSTDGKVSMNNPQPALFFHPDGSIAASAGGAPLAGFNIVISDSGGARRTIHVDGRTGLVN, encoded by the coding sequence ATGCCATCGACGCAGCTGCAGAATGGCTTCACGATGGTCGAGCTGATCATGGTGATGGTGCTGGTCGGCGTGCTGGCGGCGATCGGCATTCCGCGGCTGATGGGAGACAACAGCATCAACGCGGTCGTCTTCGGCGACCAGGTCGCCAGTGCGCTGCGCACCGCGCAAAAGAGCGCAGTCGCCAAGCGCCGCATCGCATGCGTGACGACCCTGGTACGCACCATCCAGCTGCGCGTCAGCGAGGCTCCCGGCGCGTCCGACTGCAGCCTCCAACTCGATGGCGCCATGGACGGTACCTTCGACAGCACGGATGGCAAGGTCAGCATGAATAACCCGCAACCGGCCCTGTTCTTCCATCCGGATGGCAGCATCGCCGCCAGCGCCGGTGGGGCACCGCTCGCGGGCTTCAATATCGTCATCAGCGATTCCGGCGGCGCCCGGCGCACCATCCATGTCGACGGGAGGACCGGCCTTGTCAATTAA
- the infA gene encoding translation initiation factor IF-1 — MAKEELIEMNGLVSEVLPELRFRVELENGHKMIAYTAGRMKKNHIRILMGDRVTLELSPYDLTKGRIVFRHLESRGPAGPRRAPQRRR, encoded by the coding sequence ATGGCAAAAGAAGAACTGATCGAAATGAACGGCCTCGTGTCGGAAGTGCTGCCCGAACTGCGTTTCCGCGTCGAGCTGGAAAACGGCCACAAGATGATCGCCTATACGGCCGGCCGCATGAAGAAGAACCACATCCGCATCCTGATGGGCGACCGTGTCACGCTCGAGCTGTCGCCGTACGACCTGACCAAGGGCCGCATCGTGTTCCGCCATCTCGAGTCGCGCGGACCGGCTGGCCCGCGCCGCGCGCCGCAGCGCCGCCGCTGA
- a CDS encoding DUF6701 domain-containing protein produces the protein MAIVDGYSVHVKSTVSPGWDYGLSMSGTARMTSDGSINLNGINPAKISISGGSFDAAGEFTLTRPIRVTANVTAGSMTLGGEAGFQITGNMVSKGAVSIATSAIVNGSVSGTQVTTGSSVKISGSLNATGAVSIGSSSSVGAGVTGASITADSSVKIGGSLTSAGRVTIGSSSSVGSDVTGTSINLDASVTITGAVKASDVLTVGSHSTIRGPISGTTSITLNSPSTIVGTVTSKGPITIGSHANIDGTISGTIVSTGSPVTLKGNIVATSRFTLASGSTVNGDITSPEIDMYASSSVVTGNVTAAKYLTMGHAVRINGDVDTGQLKLEASDAIVNGNAAVDFATLYWHGRVSEKIFCKKGTRPGYCDCVDNQSDYPVNTINGPRCESPKPVGGAFSHFLIEHDGNDVATCSTKNVTVSACANDNCSQKLATSTKVIMQPGGASASFTGSGTVQVSSARKGVNKLSLTLDGAATQFKCYNTKSKSSNCDVNFTGDVGFRITVPNHKAGNWVTAELQALRSDGSQCKPAFVNVSKQVQYTCSHSEPTSGDLPVMLARTKTNRANPVELMCSAYKLVLWDTTFDDVAKAAIDLTYTDAGQVTLSAKTDEISGAGKFTVAPDHFDIVTPSPLRAGLDFEAKLTARNANGATTPNFNKAGYPATPNATLTKVSMSCHTGNGVMSSVDTEFTGGEAKVALNFPEAGWINLQADLQKFLGSGETTTSATGSNAPCTPKVGPFVPMYFQVELNDTTRILSKDGKDLTYYYSREPIPLKITAMNAKGEPTTNYPSAYGSDHAFSLSAVGFDGAPLDASLGALAGTLAASDFDKGVAKPTASTKSPQATFQFTNARTAPTQIRLRVENKAATGALPAGHGIKSADDPAYSGLAPEKARPEIRSGRLRIASRFGRIGAPLMLPVTAEYWTGQSWVLNDRDGFSLVPTGAIAQTAFADTNGNGVKPQISVPGNVQLSGGKADLQITGSAAGWIDIAFNLGASATQDQSCLKVTPVPATTGAGLPWLQSTAGCVDPSGRATFGIFAPESRRIIHVREVFN, from the coding sequence ATGGCGATCGTCGACGGCTACAGCGTCCATGTCAAATCCACGGTCAGTCCGGGCTGGGACTATGGCTTGTCGATGTCCGGCACTGCGCGCATGACCAGTGACGGTTCCATCAACCTGAACGGAATCAACCCGGCAAAAATCAGCATTTCCGGCGGTTCGTTCGACGCGGCCGGCGAGTTCACCTTGACCAGGCCGATCCGCGTGACCGCAAATGTGACGGCCGGCTCCATGACGCTCGGCGGCGAAGCGGGTTTCCAGATCACCGGCAATATGGTGTCGAAAGGCGCGGTATCGATCGCCACCAGCGCCATCGTCAACGGCTCGGTCAGCGGCACCCAGGTCACTACCGGTTCGTCGGTCAAGATCAGTGGTAGCCTGAACGCGACGGGGGCGGTGTCGATCGGCTCGAGCAGCAGCGTCGGTGCAGGAGTCACCGGCGCATCCATCACCGCCGACTCGTCGGTCAAGATCGGCGGCAGCCTGACCTCAGCGGGGCGGGTAACGATCGGCTCCAGCAGCAGCGTGGGCTCGGATGTCACCGGTACTTCCATCAATCTCGACGCTTCGGTCACGATCACCGGCGCGGTGAAGGCCAGCGACGTCCTGACGGTCGGCTCGCATTCGACGATCCGCGGACCGATTAGCGGCACGACGTCGATCACGCTCAATTCGCCGTCGACCATCGTCGGCACGGTGACCTCGAAAGGGCCGATCACCATCGGATCGCATGCGAACATCGATGGCACGATCAGCGGCACCATTGTCTCCACCGGTTCGCCGGTCACCCTGAAGGGCAATATCGTCGCCACCAGCCGCTTTACGCTGGCCTCGGGCAGCACGGTCAACGGCGACATCACCTCACCCGAGATCGACATGTATGCGTCCAGCAGCGTCGTCACCGGCAATGTCACGGCGGCCAAATACCTCACCATGGGCCACGCCGTGCGCATCAACGGCGACGTCGATACCGGCCAGCTCAAGCTGGAAGCTTCGGACGCGATTGTCAACGGCAATGCGGCCGTGGACTTCGCGACCCTGTACTGGCATGGTCGCGTGAGCGAGAAAATCTTCTGCAAGAAGGGCACGCGGCCGGGATATTGCGACTGCGTCGACAACCAGAGCGATTATCCGGTCAATACCATCAATGGGCCGCGCTGCGAGAGTCCAAAACCCGTAGGGGGCGCGTTCAGCCACTTCCTCATCGAACACGACGGCAACGACGTCGCTACCTGCTCCACCAAGAACGTCACGGTCAGCGCATGCGCCAATGACAACTGCAGCCAGAAGCTCGCCACTTCCACCAAGGTGATCATGCAGCCGGGCGGGGCCAGCGCCAGCTTTACCGGTTCCGGCACGGTCCAGGTATCGAGCGCCCGCAAGGGCGTCAACAAGCTGTCGCTGACGCTCGACGGCGCGGCCACGCAGTTCAAGTGTTACAACACGAAGAGCAAATCGTCCAACTGCGACGTCAACTTCACGGGCGACGTCGGTTTCCGGATTACCGTGCCGAACCACAAGGCCGGCAACTGGGTGACGGCCGAACTGCAGGCGCTCAGGTCGGACGGTTCCCAATGCAAACCGGCCTTCGTCAATGTCAGCAAGCAGGTCCAGTACACCTGCAGCCATAGTGAGCCGACAAGCGGCGACCTGCCGGTCATGCTCGCCCGCACGAAAACGAATCGCGCCAATCCTGTTGAACTGATGTGCTCAGCCTATAAGCTGGTCCTGTGGGACACCACTTTCGACGACGTCGCCAAAGCGGCGATCGACCTGACCTACACCGACGCCGGCCAGGTGACGCTGAGCGCCAAGACCGATGAGATCAGCGGCGCCGGCAAGTTCACGGTCGCACCGGACCATTTCGACATCGTCACGCCGAGCCCCTTGCGCGCTGGCCTGGACTTCGAGGCGAAGCTCACCGCACGTAACGCAAACGGCGCCACGACACCCAACTTCAACAAGGCCGGCTATCCCGCTACCCCCAATGCGACCCTGACCAAGGTCAGCATGAGCTGTCACACAGGCAACGGTGTCATGTCGTCTGTCGACACCGAGTTCACCGGTGGCGAGGCGAAGGTCGCGCTCAATTTCCCCGAAGCCGGTTGGATCAATCTGCAGGCAGATTTGCAGAAATTCCTTGGTAGCGGCGAGACGACGACCAGCGCCACCGGCAGCAACGCACCCTGCACGCCCAAGGTCGGTCCCTTCGTGCCGATGTATTTCCAGGTCGAGCTGAACGACACGACCCGCATCCTGAGCAAGGATGGCAAGGACCTCACCTATTACTATTCGCGCGAGCCCATACCGCTCAAGATCACCGCCATGAACGCGAAGGGCGAGCCGACCACCAATTATCCGTCTGCGTATGGCTCGGATCACGCGTTTTCGTTGAGCGCCGTCGGCTTCGACGGCGCGCCGCTCGACGCCAGCCTCGGCGCCCTGGCTGGCACGCTCGCCGCCAGCGACTTCGACAAGGGTGTCGCCAAGCCGACGGCTTCCACGAAGTCGCCCCAGGCGACCTTCCAGTTCACGAATGCGCGTACCGCCCCCACGCAGATCCGCCTGCGCGTGGAGAATAAGGCCGCCACCGGCGCCCTGCCGGCCGGCCATGGGATCAAGTCGGCGGACGACCCGGCATATTCCGGCCTGGCTCCCGAAAAAGCGCGTCCGGAGATTCGCAGCGGACGCCTGCGCATCGCCAGCCGCTTCGGCCGCATCGGCGCCCCCCTCATGCTGCCGGTCACGGCTGAATACTGGACCGGCCAGAGCTGGGTGCTCAACGACCGCGACGGCTTCTCTCTCGTCCCCACTGGCGCCATCGCGCAAACCGCCTTCGCCGACACCAACGGCAATGGCGTCAAGCCCCAGATCAGCGTTCCCGGTAACGTGCAGCTCAGCGGCGGCAAGGCCGACCTGCAGATAACCGGCAGCGCCGCGGGCTGGATCGACATCGCATTCAATCTCGGCGCCAGCGCCACGCAAGACCAGTCCTGCCTGAAGGTCACGCCGGTTCCCGCTACCACCGGCGCCGGCCTGCCCTGGCTGCAATCGACCGCGGGCTGCGTCGATCCGTCGGGCCGCGCCACCTTCGGTATCTTCGCCCCCGAAAGCCGGCGCATCATCCACGTGCGCGAGGTGTTCAATTGA